In Musa acuminata AAA Group cultivar baxijiao unplaced genomic scaffold, Cavendish_Baxijiao_AAA HiC_scaffold_1083, whole genome shotgun sequence, the sequence TTGCCCAAGTAAATAGTTCACATAGATGATGTGAACTATCTGTTTTAGATATGTCCTTGTCTGGTAGCTAAAAATATCTCATTAGCTCGAAACTCTTCCATTTTGTGCAACTAAGATCCCTAGTGTCGTTGGCCTCATAGCTGAGCCATGTGGCAAGTCTTTTCTGAATGACCCAAAAATGTGGAATATTCATATGAACCACTGATTCATGACGCATGGGACAATAACCCGAAGGACAGATGCCACCTGAGCTCATTGAATGCTGCTATGTACTCTTTGGGCTTGGAGCTTGCCACCTAATGAGCCTTGATGAGAGAAAGTCTTACTACAAGGGTGGTGGGGGGATGAATTAGGGTGAGCTGGGGAGACACAAGTGCCATTGCCTACAGGGTAAGCCCTATCTACCCCCATCCTCTTTAGAATGGCTGGTAGTGGACAACTTGAAGTTGctttgggcttttgtgcttttgtGTCTTGGGGGGATAAGGAGCACTTACCAATCTAGCTAGGATTTTGACATGACATGCAGAGAAGATGCCTGACCTAATACCTTCTTGGTTTGAACATGTTCCAATGAGATCCCCACATAAGCAACAACAAAAAAAGATGGTATTTCTCCTATTCCTCCTCCATCTGCTGCCTGGTTTTCTTCTTGTTCAGATTCTTGTGGATCTCCTTTTTCTTACCAAAACTCACCACTTTCACCAATGAGCCAAACTATTAGCTTTGTTTAATTGGAAAAGAGAAGGCCAAAGAATTAGGAACCTGATCATAAATGGCACTTGGACAATGACGGGGCGACACTTGTCGACTTGTCTGCCACCCAATATCTCAGTCCTTCATAAAGAGAAGTTACATCAGATGTGTCACCTTATTGCTGGGAAACATTAAGATGCTTGCTTAGTGATAATGATGGTTATGTTATCTCTCTATATTGGGAGTAATGATGCTTCTATTATCTCTCTTTGTTGGATTATCTTTTCAGGATATGCCAATTTCACTAGCAGAAGAGATGATATAATAAACACTAGAGATTACATGCTTacattatgtgtgtgtgtgtggggttGTTTCAGATAGTATAAGTATTAAAGCTGCTCCAACAGATGGTTGTTTTTGTTCAGAGCAGCACACTAACAGAGCTTTAGCCAACCTTTTCTAGATTAATTATGCGACGACTTTTGCCGTCCCTCAAAGGTCAACTTAAGTGCAGGTTGCATACTAATTGTTCCTTGTTAGTGCCACGATACTGATACATCATGAACTAATGAGTCCTTTAGTTGGTAAGCGTCATTATATCAGTCAATCTGTCGGGATTAAGCTGACACATGTCAATACCCATTGTTTGATCATCATACTTTCTTGACTGAATGATGCTCCCATTGGATATTGTCTCCTCACAAGTCAATCAGTAGTCATTGTCTGACACAATTCGTCCTCGAATAGCTCACTGTGTTGTCTGTGGAGTGACATCCTTTCGGTCTCTTTGTGAGAAGTATATTTTGTGTTTTCCCCTTTCTGGTTGGGGTGCAATATATACAAAATTATACATGAAAAATAATGGCCCTCTTTTTATGGTGGCAGCTCCTGGCTGAACCCTACCGTCCAACCAAAGGTAATTGGATTCTACATATGAATGTAGGACATTTATTTCTCAAATATGGAACTCAATTCAGATTGTACTGTAGTACATCTCTATTATTATGATGCACATTAGTTATCTTCTTCTCTGGAAGAAGCATGTGCGAGTGTAGATCTTTTTGTTCATGTGCATGGCATATGTAGAGCTATTGTATTGCTGATTTGCCTAGTGTTGGTGCTCGTAGGTGTGTCGATAAAATTACGCAATTTGTtaattaaaaacattaaaagatgtggactttgatattatttttgaaaatccttgcaatttttttattctactTACCGAATCATTCTGCTAGCCTATTTCATTCAATAAGTTAGTAGGTCAAGTCTACATAAATAAACTGTTTATGTTCAAGTGTTTTTAATCTGATTATGAATGTCTAGTATGATTTTACAGTTGTTGATCTGAATCTGCATTGGTGAAAGCTTCCTGCATTGAGATAGAAAAAACTACATGCATTTGCTACTGCATTCATAGTTCATTTCGTGGCTGACATAATGCCAAAAGTCACTATTAAACAACCATTCAAAGATTCTTCATGGCCCATTTCCTCCTCACGTCATGGAAAAATCTGATGAGCTTGAAGAATATTATGAGTGCTAACAGTAGTAATAGATAGAGATGGAgccaagaaaaaaatataagaacaagacattttgattttttatattcCCAAGGATTAGATTTTtggtgtcatatatatatatatatatatatatatatatatatatatacgagacTAGTGAGAAAAGTCTCTGTTATTTTCCTATTCAGAAGCACTGCTCAGAAATTTTTGTCATCTGAGAGGAAGACAAGCAATAATAGCAGTCTATTGTTTCTTCATTTCGTAGCAGGGGaccgacctctctctctctcccctcacaCAATGGCCTTTTCCACTGTCGCCACTTGTTATCATGTatcactgctctctctctctcttgcagtgGTTGTTTGACACTAGGCGTTGAGCTTACTTATCCTTTGGAGCATAGCATATTGTAAGGAAGTGTGTTGTCGAGGGGTAAGACAATGGTCTTGTGTGCCATATCTGTTTTCTGAATGATGTAGGAGTGTATTAAAATTGAGCCACAACTTCATCATTTAGGAGTCATTCATGCAAGCGGCCTGCTTTGGGACATGAACTGGCATCTTACTGCTCAAGTTGAAAAGCTTGACTAAATACGTAACAAGAATTGCGATCAGAATGGGGAGAAGTTGCAATGGATTGGTCAATGGGAACAAGCAATGGAGTGAGTGAGTGCCCAACTTTGTCAAAGGTTGGATATGTAATTTGATGGTTTGTGTTGGTCATCTCAGCAGTATACACTTGTGTCTTTTTATCATTTCTTAGCATGCAGTGAAGAGAAAGAGGGAGCCACGGTTATGTCAACCTATGAAGACTTGGAAGGTGATGCAGAGATGCGGGAGTGCATTCCACGTGTGGTCTCAACCCGTACACCACATTAGAATCAAAAGATACAAAGAAAACGAAGGGGTGAGGCAAAGGAACAAAGTAGTCTCACTTGTACATGAGGCTTCACCAAAAATATTCACATCCACCATACTCACTCCACTCGAGATATGAGTGGATCTGCTTCTGATGCCACGACTCGCCTCTCGTCGCCACCGATGCACACGATCTCCTCCAAGATCGCTGCTGTCTGCTTTGAATCTTCAGTGGCAGCTGCCGTGTTAGCGGTAGTTATGCCACTGCTACCGACAGCCTTAGGAAtgatagatgaagaagaagaagaagaagaatctgtTAATGCTTTGGCTTTCTCAGCCTCCACCATCCAATCTGTGTTGAAGAGGGCGAAGGCCATGAGCAGTGCGCATGATGCCTGCGCCGCCAGCAACCCCAGCCACAGCCCCGGGAACCCCATCCCCATGACGAAGCCCAACAAGATGGCGACCGGGGCGCCCACCAGGTAGAACGAGCCAAGGTTGATGTTGGCGCCGGTGCTCGGCCTCGCACTCCCTCGCAGCACCCCACAGCCGGTGGTCTGCGGGCAATTCCCCAGCTCGCAGAGCCCGGCGATCGGCAGAGCCACCGCGGTCAGCTCCAGAATCTCGGCGTCGTCGGTGAACAGCCTGCCCCACCGGTGCCTGATCGAGGTGGTGAAGGTCATCGCCGCCAGGCCGAGCAGGACGGCCGCGGCCAGCGACACGATGGTCGCCGTCCGAGCTTTGGCGGGGCGATTCCCCCCCAGTTCGTTCCCCACCCGGGTCGACACCCCGAGGCTCAAGGCGGATGGGAAGACGTACACCAACGAGGTGGTTTGGATGAGGATCCCCATGGAAGCTACCGTAGCTTTGGGATTGAGGAGTAGGCCACACATCATTATCATGAGTTCGTACCACCACCACTCGAGACACACCGACACGCATGTCGGTATGGCCAGCTTAAGCAGCTCCGACCACCCCCTGAGGCAGTCGCTGCTGGGGCTGACCCAGGAGTCCTTGTACACCCTCGAGAACAGTATAAACAGCAGCAGGCAGATGAAGAGATTCAGGTTAGTCCACACCATTGCGAAGGCCACCCCGGCGACCCCCATCTTCCAGTGCACCACGAGAATATAGTTCAGCGGCACATGAAGGACGACCGAGACGAACGAGCAGTAGGTGACCGGAAAGGTGATGTTCTGTGACCTCAGATAGATCCTCATCGGGTGCAGAAACGATAAGAAGAAGAGGTCAGGGATGGCGAAGGCAATGAAGGTCTGAGCGGTGGAGGATATTTGCTCGTCCTGGCCGCACCACAGCAGGATCCTCCTCATGTTGAGCCAGAGCAGGGAGATTGGTACCGAGGTGCACAGGAGGAGGAGAACGGTTCTCTGGAGGGTGAGGCCGAGGAGCTTGCGTTGCCTGGCGCCGAAGGCCTGGCCGCAGATGGGCTCCATGCCCATGGCGAGGCCGGAGAGGACCGAGTAACCCGTGATGTTGGCGAACCCGATGGAGAGCGAGCCTCCCGCCAGCTCAAGCTCCCCGAGGTAACCGAGGAACAGCATGGAGATCATGGCACGAAGGTAGATGATTAGGCCTGTTAAAGCTGTCGGTATGGATATCTTCCCTATGGCTCTCATTTCCTCTACCACCTGAATAGAATTCATGCGAAAACATAGCATTAGTGTCTCCCTGTGCCGATGAACACAATCCAGTAGCAACAAGATGATGATACCTCCGAAGGAGTAGGCCATCTGTGGAGGTCTTGAAGGGGGTCAATAGGAGGATCCTTGATGAGTTTATCGGTGGTGGCGAACGGGTGGGAATTCGGAGAGGGGGGAGGTGAGGTGTTGGATTGACATGAAGGTATCGAGGCCTGGAGAAGTGTCGTCGTCTGTTGCTTCATGTGTCCTTTGCCTCCTGCTGCTGTCCTTGAGTTGAGAGGGAGGAAGGGGAGACCCAGTTGCTTATataaaggaggaggagaggacagGGTCAGGGGGTTTTCTGGTCAACGTGTCTATCGTGTGCGTCAAAAGTCCAATTGCAAATGGCTTGTGCTTTAAGGCCTCGCAAATGGCTTGTTCATGTGGGGCTTCTAAGGAGGAAGCCGAAGACTGGATCTCATCTGCCGAAGGCTTAAAGCAGATCCTTGTCTCGAAGGGACTCCACAGCTCTCCCTCCCAACTGCTGCTTATCTTCCTTTCGTTTCAGGTTTTTACCACTGACACCTTTCCTTTTCTGCCTTCTCCTTTTACGATTCACCGTTGTTCGATCTGTCTGCATTGGTCCCTGCTTGACAGAACAATCTCTTTTCTAAATCTTCAACGTACATGATATCCAATGCTAAATCTTTCTGTTGGATCCGATTCGTCAAACCATGCATGTGTGCGTTCAAAATGCCACTGGTTTTACAGGCAGTCACGTCTCTTTAGGCATCGAGCTGTTTTCTCGAGGATTTTTTTGATCTAGCAATGCCCTGATGAACATATTCCTCCTACCCGTTGCTGTTGCCTGATTCCATTTCTTCCAGGAGTGCCTAATATGTTTCCTGTTAGAAGAATTCTTCGCTGGGTGCTCCATCGATGGGGTTTTGCTGGAACCTTTGGCAGCTAAGAGACTCCTCCTCCTGTCGTCTCATCTTTTTTATTAGTGGAGTTTTGTTGGGAACGGAGAGTGGGCTTCCACTGCCTGTTTTGTGCAGAATCCCTCATATCTCGCATTTGTTCCTTCTCCAACTTGTCCTATTTCTGTGAAAGTTCCCAATTCCTTCTGCAAGTGGATTCAGCACTCCGGTGAGGGGCCATGAAACTTTGGAGTGTTTTGGGAGTGTCATTTTCCCTGTTCTCGGGGTGAATGCAGCCGTGGCAGCAGTGGGGGAGTGGAAATGGTGGTAATTGCAGAGGGAGGTGGCGAGGCAATGGTGACTGACAAAGTTGCAGATGGTGTGTACAGTGAGGAGGAAACAGTTGGAAGGTAGGGGAACACACGGAGGACATTACGTGCTCCGATCGAGTCCACTTGCTCCTTCTATCCCTTTCCACAGCATGGTGATGGGGCTGCAGCTCCCTGCTTGCCAATGGCTCCAAAATTGGAGAGCCCCCACAACCATAGCAAGAACACCACCCgattacctctctctctctctctctctctctctctcatacacataCGTACTACGAATACATGCCACATTGCTTTTCGTCTTTGAGTGAGCTGAACAGAGAGAGCTGCTGCCATTGCTGCTAGCTGCTGCTGCAGCACCAGGGGATCAGCTGGTGAAACCCATGTATGTTAGGGATCGGGGAGATCTGTGTAGGTGTATGGTATGTCTGCATGCAGCATTTGTGACACAAGACAAGAGTCCATGCAATTGCACCCACTGTGGTCCTCTTGATTGCAGTGGGCACCCTGGCTTGCCATACCACCTATTTGTCACTTTCCGAGCTCCTTTCCCAAcccaccccccctctctctctctttcatatTTTTTTCTGCTGCTGCTATTTGAAATCCTTGTTAGGATTCTGGGGATCTACTTCTGCATTGGTGAAAATTTGGGCCCCTTTTATAACTTATATGCATTGGAAATGGACCTGATCACAAATCTAAATTCCAGACCCTACAATGATGAATTCCAAGCAGAATAATATCTAATAGTGGCAAACATTTAAGCCTATCTTAGCAGATATGGATGTAGTTGGCTCAAGTATTCCTCACACCTGCAAAACTCTGCTCATTGCAGTGGCATCTTAAGCTTGCTTGGTCTTATTCTGTTGATGGTCCTATGTAGCTAAGAACCTTACCAAGATGGCTGCTTGCTCTTTTGGTTGTAATTTGTCTGGTTGACACATTGCAGGGGCAGATAGACCATACATTTGCATAAAAGAGCAGACATGAAATGCAGATTTTGGCCATGTCTTCTGACCTAAAGAATCAGTTTCAGTCACAATGAGGCATAACAAGAGCCTGTTCACAACTAGGTAAATTGATCCTACCATTTCTTTCTATCTTTTCTACTATTGAGAATGAATTCAGTGGACACAGAAAGAGTGTTGGGTAACATTGGACCCCTACTATGCTCTATGGTGAATAGAATTAAGACACCAAGGCTAGAACACAGGTATCTTCTGATTCTTATGAAACTTTGGATAGAGTGCACTAGTGATGTCAATGCTAATGAGACAGACATAGCAGAATAAGTTGCGAGGACAAATGTGCTTCTGGTGATAATCTCAGTTGCAGTGGAGTCTCTACCAGCTAAGTTGGTGCTCCAAAGACTCTGGTTATTAATGATCAACAAATAGAAGTAGCTTCTTTATCAACACATCAATTGACAGCTGAGTATTGAGCATTTCTAACCTTTGTTGCAGCTCATATTGTTTATACATGAGAGCATTGTCATTTTGTTGCAACAATTTTATGAGCATCGATCGGTTTGTCCAAATTATAGCTGTAGTTTTCGGTGTTTAATGCAGAGTATTGAAGGTCTCAATCCCAATAACTTGTTCCAAGATGCTGATGCAAGAAAATCTGATGACAAGTCTAAAGTTCACAGCGACCCTAACCATGTCTCCATCTACGGCATTGTTCAGCATCTCCTCATCTTGTTGGCCACCAAGCTGTCAACTAGGAGTATCTGCAGCAGGCTCATCAGCTAAGAACCAGCACAGGGAAGAATGAGAAACCATTCCATTAAGCTATCTGGAAGGAATTTGTCACTGTTGATCTTCAGGTTCAGAATGCGACCGAAGGTTGGTGAGTTCCATCGATACACATCTCATCATCATCGATACGCATTTCATCATCGTCGATTCATCTATCTATTAATGCAGTAAGAAGGCATTCATACTTTGAGGAAAAAGCTTGAGGGAAACAACATCAAAGAGTTAGACATATTTAATAACTCAAAAATAAACTTTATGATATTATTGAGGGAAGAATCAATGTTCGAAAAATCTTTGAACTGTTCCAGTCAAGTTTGGTATAATTGAAAAGCACATATTCTGAGGTAGAGAACAAAAGGTTCAAATATGATGCCCATCAAGGAAAAGAGAGTGCCACTATCTAGGCTCTAAAATTCCCTTGATGGACTCTCTATTTAATAtcatgtcaatgaattctagtgaTGGTCACATGGCACAATGGGACATGAAGCTGATAGATTAGAACAAAAGGTAAAATGACTGCATTCGGTCACTATCAAGTGAGTGAAACAAATGATCCATATTCCCTCCATGCTATACAAATCTTGATAAGCTCTAATGCTAAAGATAGACTAGAATCTTTCTTTGTTTTTCACCACATAATTTAATCTTAGAGTGCAAAAGATCATTAACCATGCAATAAATTGTACAATCCACATAAGCATTGCAGTCAGCAGTCTTACTGCTCATTCTGTttccttcatttcttcctctgttTTCAGAAACCTCAGTTTCCTTTTGGTTTATTCATGATTAGCTAAACACTTGCTATATTATTTTACTCTTAGAAAACACATTTGTTAGGATTCAGTGCATTTACTGACATGACAAATCTCCAACTAGTTACCCCTTTCTGCTTGATGGAGAAGGCTTCTCTTCTTGGAGATGCTATCAAAAATCTACAAGCATTACAGGATAAGATGAAGATCCTTGAAGACCAAGCTGCAAGGAGGAGTGCAGGAGCAGCAGTGTTCGTATCATTCAATTCATTATTGTGCTTCAAGGGCCTCTAAATCTTTTGATTTCCTGCTTCGTGAGTATGTATTTACTGTTGattctttcctcttctttgatTACTTGATAGCCTTCAAGACTTGCTTTGCATTCTGATTGtgtttgagatttgattcatagttatttatctagatagttatcatgatttagtggttacataatgatttcaataactacctcaatctagtagttagatagttatcatgatttagtggttacataatgatttcaataactacctcaatctagtagttatagggtggtgtcattaggtcctataaataggaccgtagtttatGTAGCAAGATATAGAGATAGaaacagatagatagagagagtctgtgtgcatttggtatcttgctCCTCCAtttccaacatttgtggtatcggaGCCTAGTTTCgatctgaactgggcattatggcttttaacggcaattccatgtctcaaccccttatccccatcttctcgggcaaaagctatgaattttggggtatcaagatgaagactctattcaaatctcaagatctttgggacttaatagagaatgaataTGCTGATCCAGATgatgaaatcaggctgagggagaatagaaagaaggactcaaaggtattgttcttcattcaacaagctgtacatgagatgatcttctcaagaattgcagcagcaacaacctcaaagcaagcttggttgatacttcaaaatgaatttcaagactcatcaagggtgattacggtaaaacttcaaaccctccgtcgtgagtttgaaattttgttcatgaaaagcgatgaatcggtgcaagattttctttctcgagtgactgaaattgttagtcaaatgaaatcttatggtgaacatcttcctgatcatataattgttgcaaaaattttgagaagtttaactccgaaatttgatcttgttattgccgcaattgaggaatcaaaagatttatctatatatTCACTTGATGAACTAATgtgttccttgcaagcacatgaagtaaggttgaacaggtcacttgaaaaaagtgaagaaaaagcatttcaggctaagagggagtcttctacttcaaaagaagacaaaaaatcagcatgaagaggacgtggcagaggaggatttcgtggtagaggaaatggaagaggaagaggacactttagtGGGTATGaagaacaagggcaatcaaattatgatcaaaaaaattataagagtggaattcaatgtcactattgtaaaaagtttggtcacatgaaggcagattgctggaaaagagaaaagcaagcaaactatgtggagaaaaatgaagaaaatagtaagttgtttatgactcattcacaaattcataatatctcaaatgatatttgatttttggatagtggatgttctaatcatatgtcaggcataaaatcaatatttagatatattgatgagactcacaagttgaatgttagacttggagataacaagcaaatcaagtggaagggaaatgaacaattgaggtgaagacaaattaatggaaggtaaaataccttgataatgttttctttgttcctactttatcacataatttgttGAGTGTTCGATaattagtagatgatggatattcagtaatatttgatgatggttcatgcactattagagatacgaaatctggtttgattatagtaaatgtttgcatgacacaaaacaagatgtttctacttgatgtgtcaaatattgaaagacatgtgcttatcacaactcaaaagaatgagtctagtttatgacatttaagatatgaacaccttaacattaaaggtttaatgttgttaagtaaaaaaggaatggttttcggattgcctaagattaatacacttgatgtatgtgatggatgtatttatggcaaacaaagtaaaaaatcatttcctattgaAAAAGCATGGAGAGCGTCTAAttctcttgaattaattcatgctgatttatatggacctatgaatacaaaatcatttggtggaagtcaatattttttattgtttatggatgattatagtcgcatgagttgggtatattttttgaaattgaaatctgaaacatttgataatttttgaaaattcaaggcacttgtagaaagacaaagtggtagatatataaagacacttcggacagatagagatggtgaatttttatctaatgagtttagttctttttgtgaagaaaatggtattcacagagaattgacagcaccatatacaccggagcaaaatggtgtagctgagcgtaagaatcggactgtcgttgaaatggcaagaagtttgcttaa encodes:
- the LOC103984299 gene encoding protein DETOXIFICATION 48-like produces the protein MKQQTTTLLQASIPSCQSNTSPPPSPNSHPFATTDKLIKDPPIDPLQDLHRWPTPSEVVEEMRAIGKISIPTALTGLIIYLRAMISMLFLGYLGELELAGGSLSIGFANITGYSVLSGLAMGMEPICGQAFGARQRKLLGLTLQRTVLLLLCTSVPISLLWLNMRRILLWCGQDEQISSTAQTFIAFAIPDLFFLSFLHPMRIYLRSQNITFPVTYCSFVSVVLHVPLNYILVVHWKMGVAGVAFAMVWTNLNLFICLLLFILFSRVYKDSWVSPSSDCLRGWSELLKLAIPTCVSVCLEWWWYELMIMMCGLLLNPKATVASMGILIQTTSLVYVFPSALSLGVSTRVGNELGGNRPAKARTATIVSLAAAVLLGLAAMTFTTSIRHRWGRLFTDDAEILELTAVALPIAGLCELGNCPQTTGCGVLRGSARPSTGANINLGSFYLVGAPVAILLGFVMGMGFPGLWLGLLAAQASCALLMAFALFNTDWMVEAEKAKALTDSSSSSSSSIIPKAVGSSGITTANTAAATEDSKQTAAILEEIVCIGGDERRVVASEADPLISRVE